From one Enterobacter kobei genomic stretch:
- the fbaA gene encoding class II fructose-bisphosphate aldolase gives MSKIFDFVKPGVITGDDVQKVFQVAKENNFALPAVNCVGTDSINAVLETAAKVKAPVIVQFSNGGAAFIAGKGVKTDVPQGAAILGAISGAHHVHQMAEHYGVPVILHTDHCAKKLLPWIDGLLDAGEKHFAATGKPLFSSHMIDLSEESLEENIEICSKYLERMSKIGMTLEIELGCTGGEEDGVDNSHMDASALYTQPEDVDYAYTKLNAISPRFTIAASFGNVHGVYKPGNVKLTPTILRDSQEYVTKKHNLPHNALNFVFHGGSGSTAQEIKDSVSYGVIKMNIDTDTQWATWEGILNYYKENEAYLQGQLGNPKGEDQPNKKYYDPRVWLRAAQTSMITRLEQAFKELNAVDVL, from the coding sequence ATGTCTAAAATTTTCGATTTCGTAAAACCTGGCGTGATCACTGGTGATGACGTTCAGAAAGTGTTCCAGGTAGCTAAAGAAAACAACTTCGCACTGCCAGCAGTTAACTGCGTCGGTACCGACTCCATCAACGCCGTTCTGGAAACCGCTGCGAAAGTTAAAGCGCCGGTTATCGTTCAGTTCTCCAACGGTGGTGCTGCATTCATCGCGGGTAAAGGCGTGAAAACCGACGTGCCGCAGGGCGCAGCAATCCTGGGCGCTATCTCTGGCGCGCATCACGTACACCAGATGGCTGAGCACTACGGTGTTCCGGTGATCCTGCACACTGACCACTGCGCGAAGAAACTGCTGCCGTGGATCGACGGTCTGCTGGACGCGGGTGAAAAACACTTCGCGGCGACCGGCAAACCGCTGTTCTCTTCTCACATGATCGACCTGTCTGAAGAGTCTCTGGAAGAGAACATCGAAATCTGCTCCAAATACCTGGAGCGCATGTCCAAAATCGGCATGACGCTGGAAATCGAACTGGGTTGCACCGGTGGCGAAGAAGACGGTGTGGACAACAGCCACATGGACGCTTCTGCACTGTACACCCAGCCGGAAGACGTTGATTACGCGTACACCAAACTGAACGCTATCAGCCCGCGCTTCACCATTGCGGCGTCCTTCGGTAACGTACACGGCGTTTATAAGCCGGGTAACGTGAAACTGACCCCGACTATCCTGCGTGATTCTCAGGAATACGTGACCAAGAAACACAACCTGCCGCACAACGCTCTGAACTTCGTGTTCCACGGCGGTTCCGGTTCTACTGCGCAGGAAATCAAAGACTCTGTAAGCTACGGCGTTATCAAAATGAACATCGATACCGATACCCAGTGGGCAACATGGGAAGGTATCCTGAACTACTACAAAGAAAACGAAGCGTATCTGCAGGGCCAGCTGGGCAACCCGAAAGGCGAAGACCAGCCGAACAAGAAATACTACGATCCGCGCGTATGGCTGCGTGCTGCACAGACGTCCATGATCACCCGTCTGGAGCAGGCTTTCAAAGAACTGAACGCGGTTGACGTTCTGTAA
- the pgk gene encoding phosphoglycerate kinase, with protein sequence MSVIKMTDLDLAGKRVFIRADLNVPVKDGKVTSDARIRASLPTIELALKQGAKVMVTSHLGRPTEGEYNEEFSLLPVVNYLKDKLSNPVRLVKDYLDGVEVADGELVVLENVRFNKGEKKDDETLAKKYAALCDVFVMDAFGTAHRAQASTHGIAKFADVACAGPLLAEELDALGKALKEPARPMVAIVGGSKVSTKLTVLDSLSKIADQLIVGGGIANTFVAAQGHNVGKSLYEPDLVDEAKRLLTTCDIPVPTDVRVATEFSETATATLKSASDIKDEEQILDMGDVSAQKLAEILKNAKTILWNGPVGVFEFPNFRKGTEIVAHAIADSEAFSIAGGGDTLAAIDMFGIADKISYISTGGGAFLEFVEGKVLPAVAMLEERAKQ encoded by the coding sequence ATGTCTGTAATTAAGATGACCGATCTGGATCTGGCTGGTAAACGTGTTTTTATCCGTGCGGATCTGAACGTACCGGTTAAAGATGGCAAAGTCACCAGCGACGCGCGTATCCGTGCTTCTCTGCCGACGATTGAGCTGGCGCTGAAACAGGGTGCGAAAGTGATGGTTACTTCTCACCTGGGCCGTCCTACCGAAGGCGAGTACAACGAAGAATTCTCTCTGCTGCCGGTGGTTAACTACCTGAAAGACAAACTGTCCAACCCGGTTCGCCTGGTGAAAGATTACCTGGACGGCGTAGAAGTTGCCGACGGTGAGCTGGTCGTACTGGAAAACGTTCGCTTTAATAAAGGCGAAAAGAAAGACGACGAAACCCTGGCTAAAAAATACGCCGCGCTGTGCGACGTGTTTGTGATGGACGCTTTTGGTACCGCGCACCGCGCGCAGGCTTCCACCCACGGTATCGCGAAATTCGCTGACGTGGCATGTGCAGGCCCGCTGCTGGCTGAAGAACTGGACGCGCTGGGTAAAGCACTGAAAGAACCGGCTCGCCCGATGGTTGCTATCGTGGGTGGTTCTAAAGTTTCTACCAAACTGACCGTTCTGGATTCCCTGTCCAAAATCGCTGACCAGCTGATTGTAGGTGGCGGTATCGCTAACACCTTCGTTGCCGCTCAGGGCCACAACGTGGGTAAATCCCTGTACGAACCAGACCTGGTTGACGAAGCAAAACGTCTGCTGACCACCTGTGATATTCCGGTGCCGACGGATGTTCGCGTAGCAACCGAGTTCTCTGAAACCGCGACCGCGACCCTGAAATCTGCCAGCGACATCAAAGATGAAGAGCAGATCCTCGATATGGGTGACGTTTCCGCACAGAAACTGGCTGAAATCCTGAAAAACGCCAAAACTATCCTGTGGAACGGTCCGGTAGGTGTGTTCGAATTCCCGAACTTCCGTAAAGGTACTGAAATTGTGGCGCATGCTATCGCCGACAGCGAAGCGTTCTCCATCGCTGGTGGTGGTGATACCCTGGCAGCCATCGATATGTTCGGTATCGCTGACAAAATTTCCTACATCTCCACGGGTGGCGGTGCGTTCCTCGAATTCGTGGAAGGCAAAGTGCTGCCTGCAGTTGCTATGCTCGAAGAGCGCGCTAAGCAGTAA
- the tdcC gene encoding threonine/serine transporter TdcC — protein MSTTDSTIISQNENARWRKSDTTWTLGLFGTAIGAGVLFFPIRAGFGGLIPILCMLVLAYPIAFFCHRALARLCLSGSNVSGNITETVEEHFGKTGGVVITFLYFFAICPLLWIYGVTITNTFMTFWENQLQLMPLNRGVVALALLLLMAVVICFGKDLMVRVMSWLVFPFITSLVLISLSLIPYWNSAVVDQVNMSEISLLGHDGILVTVWLGISIMVFSFNFSPIVSSFVVSKREEYDAAFGRDYTERKCSQIISRASVLMVAVVMFFAFSCLFTLSPQDMADAKAQNIPVLSYLANHFAAMSGSKSSFATALEYGASIIALVAIFKSFFGHYLGTLEGLNGLVVKFAYKGDKTRVSTGKLNTISMLFIMGSTWIVAYANPNILDLIEAMGAPIIASLLCLLPMYAVRKVPGLAKYQGKADNLFVTLIGLLTILNILYKLV, from the coding sequence ATGAGCACAACTGACAGCACAATTATCAGCCAGAACGAAAATGCGCGTTGGCGTAAATCCGATACCACCTGGACGCTGGGATTATTCGGCACGGCCATCGGTGCCGGGGTGTTATTCTTCCCGATCCGCGCCGGTTTCGGCGGCTTAATACCCATTCTCTGCATGCTGGTACTGGCGTACCCGATTGCCTTTTTCTGCCATCGCGCGCTGGCGCGACTGTGTCTGTCAGGAAGTAACGTATCGGGCAATATTACCGAAACCGTGGAAGAGCATTTCGGTAAAACCGGCGGCGTGGTGATCACCTTTCTCTACTTCTTCGCCATCTGCCCGCTGCTGTGGATCTATGGGGTGACTATTACCAACACCTTTATGACTTTCTGGGAAAATCAGCTCCAGCTGATGCCGCTTAATCGTGGCGTGGTAGCGCTGGCGTTACTGCTGTTGATGGCGGTGGTGATCTGCTTCGGCAAGGATCTGATGGTCCGGGTGATGAGCTGGCTGGTGTTCCCGTTTATCACCAGCCTGGTGCTGATCTCCCTGTCGCTGATCCCTTACTGGAACAGCGCGGTGGTGGACCAGGTTAATATGAGTGAGATTTCACTGCTCGGCCATGATGGCATTCTGGTGACCGTCTGGCTCGGCATCTCCATTATGGTGTTCTCGTTTAACTTCTCGCCGATTGTCTCGTCTTTTGTGGTCTCCAAACGCGAAGAGTACGACGCGGCGTTCGGCAGGGATTATACCGAGCGCAAGTGCTCACAGATTATCTCCCGCGCCAGCGTGCTGATGGTGGCGGTGGTGATGTTCTTTGCTTTCAGCTGCCTGTTTACCCTGTCGCCGCAGGATATGGCAGACGCCAAAGCGCAAAATATTCCGGTGCTCTCTTATCTGGCAAACCACTTCGCCGCCATGTCCGGCAGCAAGTCCTCCTTTGCCACCGCGCTGGAATACGGCGCATCCATAATTGCGCTGGTCGCCATTTTCAAATCCTTCTTCGGCCATTATCTCGGCACCCTCGAAGGACTGAACGGGCTGGTGGTGAAGTTTGCGTACAAAGGCGATAAAACCCGCGTCTCTACCGGCAAACTGAACACCATCAGCATGCTGTTTATCATGGGCTCCACGTGGATTGTGGCCTATGCGAACCCGAATATTCTCGATCTCATTGAAGCGATGGGCGCGCCTATTATTGCTTCGCTGCTGTGCCTGCTGCCGATGTATGCGGTGCGCAAAGTCCCCGGGCTTGCGAAATATCAGGGTAAAGCCGACAACCTGTTCGTGACCCTCATCGGCCTGCTGACCATCCTTAACATCCTCTACAAACTCGTCTGA
- a CDS encoding energy-coupling factor transporter transmembrane component T — MHPFTSLTLWSLGAWSVLLLPAGPLLTLVSGAAFISLLLFRATRPRARYVAWLMVSLGVGMWLVHGGWLVAWMSGEPRDASRWPQAIVLWQRILTIVATSQLWMAFVPVRQFIRALFASRLPPGVAYLFSGPLLIAEQLKHRLASIHEAQRARGVPLDGRWYQRLRAMPALIVPLIQGALNDLAIRGAALDMRGFRLHRTRTTLWAPPDSRRQRALRYTLLALMLAETGVWLWLR; from the coding sequence ATGCATCCTTTTACCTCCCTGACGCTGTGGAGTCTGGGGGCCTGGTCGGTTCTGCTGCTCCCCGCCGGGCCGCTATTGACCCTGGTAAGCGGCGCGGCCTTTATCAGCCTGCTGCTGTTCCGCGCTACCCGTCCCCGCGCCCGCTATGTGGCGTGGCTGATGGTGTCGCTCGGCGTCGGCATGTGGCTGGTGCATGGCGGCTGGCTGGTGGCCTGGATGAGCGGTGAGCCGCGCGATGCCAGCCGGTGGCCGCAGGCGATCGTCCTGTGGCAGCGTATTCTGACCATCGTCGCTACCTCGCAGTTATGGATGGCCTTCGTGCCAGTACGTCAGTTTATTCGCGCGCTGTTTGCCAGCCGTCTGCCGCCGGGCGTGGCTTATTTGTTCTCCGGACCCTTGCTGATTGCCGAACAGCTCAAACACCGGCTGGCGAGCATTCACGAAGCACAGCGCGCCCGTGGCGTTCCCCTCGACGGACGCTGGTATCAGCGGCTGCGCGCCATGCCGGCATTGATCGTGCCGCTGATCCAGGGCGCGCTTAACGATCTGGCGATACGCGGCGCGGCGCTGGACATGCGCGGGTTTCGTCTGCACCGCACCCGCACCACTTTATGGGCACCGCCCGACAGCCGCCGCCAGCGCGCGCTGCGTTATACCCTGCTCGCTCTGATGCTGGCGGAAACCGGAGTCTGGCTATGGTTACGCTAG
- the tdcB gene encoding bifunctional threonine ammonia-lyase/L-serine ammonia-lyase TdcB — translation MHIKHDLPVTIDDILDAKKRLAGHIYKTGMPRSNYLSECCHGDIYLKFENMQRTGSFKIRGAFNKLSSLTDEERQRGVVACSAGNHAQGVSLSCAMLGINGKVVMPVSAPKSKVAATTDYSAQVVMHGENFNDTIAKVSEIVEMEGRIFIPPYNDEKVIAGQGTIGLEILEDLYDVDNVILPVGGGGLIAGVALAIKSINPTINIIGVQAENVHGMTASFRAGKITSHRTTGTLADGCDVSRPGDLTFAIVNALVSDMILVSEDEIRHSMLALIQRNKIIAEGAGALATAALLSGKLDDIIKGRKTVSLISGGNIDLSRVSSITGSGEF, via the coding sequence ATGCACATTAAACACGATCTGCCCGTCACTATTGATGATATTTTAGACGCTAAGAAAAGACTTGCCGGACATATCTACAAAACCGGTATGCCCCGCTCAAATTATCTCAGCGAATGCTGCCACGGCGACATCTATTTAAAATTCGAAAATATGCAGCGTACCGGCTCGTTTAAAATACGCGGTGCGTTTAACAAACTCAGTTCCCTCACCGATGAGGAACGCCAGCGTGGTGTGGTGGCCTGTTCTGCCGGTAACCATGCGCAGGGCGTGTCGCTCTCCTGCGCCATGCTCGGCATTAACGGCAAAGTGGTGATGCCTGTCAGCGCGCCAAAATCGAAAGTTGCCGCCACGACCGATTATTCCGCTCAGGTGGTGATGCACGGTGAAAACTTTAACGACACCATCGCCAAAGTCAGCGAAATCGTTGAAATGGAAGGGCGCATTTTCATTCCGCCTTACAATGACGAAAAGGTGATTGCCGGGCAGGGTACGATTGGCCTGGAGATTTTAGAAGATCTCTATGATGTCGATAACGTCATTTTACCTGTGGGCGGCGGCGGCTTAATTGCCGGTGTGGCGCTGGCCATCAAATCCATTAACCCCACCATTAATATTATCGGCGTGCAGGCTGAAAATGTGCACGGCATGACGGCTTCGTTTCGCGCCGGGAAAATAACCAGCCATCGCACCACGGGAACGCTGGCGGACGGCTGTGACGTCTCACGCCCCGGTGATTTAACCTTTGCGATCGTCAATGCATTAGTCTCAGATATGATTCTGGTCAGCGAAGATGAAATTCGTCACAGCATGTTAGCGCTCATCCAGCGTAATAAGATTATTGCCGAAGGGGCAGGGGCGCTGGCCACTGCCGCATTATTAAGCGGTAAGCTCGACGATATTATTAAAGGACGGAAAACCGTCAGCCTTATTTCCGGGGGGAATATCGATCTCTCGCGGGTCTCTTCTATTACCGGCTCCGGTGAATTTTGA
- a CDS encoding PPC domain-containing DNA-binding protein: MNQSIASAARFYALRLAPGQELLTELRQFIRHHGLQAAWIAGCTGSLTEVALRYAGREESTQLCGAFEVISLTGTLELTGEHLHLSIADEKGALLGGHVMPGCTVRTTLELVIGELTALSFSRKPCPLSGYDELVVNPR, encoded by the coding sequence ATGAATCAGTCTATTGCCTCTGCGGCACGCTTTTACGCGCTGCGCCTCGCTCCCGGTCAGGAGCTGTTAACCGAACTACGCCAGTTTATTCGTCATCACGGGCTACAGGCCGCGTGGATTGCCGGCTGTACCGGCAGCCTGACGGAGGTTGCCTTGCGCTATGCGGGCCGCGAGGAAAGCACGCAGCTTTGTGGCGCCTTTGAAGTGATTTCGCTCACCGGTACGCTGGAGCTGACCGGGGAGCATCTTCACCTGAGCATTGCCGATGAAAAGGGCGCGCTGCTGGGTGGCCACGTCATGCCCGGCTGCACGGTGCGCACCACGCTGGAACTGGTGATTGGCGAACTGACGGCGCTGTCGTTTTCGCGTAAGCCCTGTCCACTCTCCGGCTATGACGAACTCGTTGTAAATCCCCGTTAA
- the epd gene encoding erythrose-4-phosphate dehydrogenase has product MTVRVAINGFGRIGRNVVRALYESGRRAEVSVVAINELADAAGMAHLLKYDTTHGRFAWDVRQERELLYIGDDAIRLLHQETLAALPWRELGVDVVLDCTGVYGNRQHGEAHLAAGAKKVLFSHPGSHDLDATVVFGVNQHTLREDDRIVSNASCTTNCIIPVIKLLDDAYGIDSGTVTTIHSAMNDQPVIDAWHTDLRRTRAASQSIIPVDTKLAAGITRFFPQFEDKFEAISVRVPTINVTAIDLSVTVKQPVKAIEVNLLLQKAAQGAFHGIVDYTELPLVSADFNHDPHSAIVDGTQTRVSGAHLIKTLVWCDNEWGFANRMLDTTLAMAATGFR; this is encoded by the coding sequence ATGACCGTACGCGTGGCGATAAATGGCTTCGGTCGCATCGGGCGTAACGTGGTTCGTGCTTTATATGAATCCGGGCGTCGTGCGGAAGTGAGCGTGGTGGCAATCAATGAACTGGCGGATGCTGCGGGCATGGCGCATTTGTTGAAATATGATACCACCCACGGGCGTTTCGCATGGGATGTCCGGCAGGAACGCGAACTGCTGTATATCGGCGATGATGCCATCCGCCTGCTGCATCAGGAAACCCTTGCGGCGCTGCCCTGGCGTGAACTGGGCGTGGATGTCGTGCTCGACTGCACCGGCGTGTATGGCAATCGCCAGCACGGCGAAGCGCATCTGGCTGCGGGTGCCAAAAAGGTGCTCTTTTCCCATCCCGGTAGCCACGATCTCGACGCCACCGTGGTCTTTGGCGTCAATCAGCATACGCTGCGTGAAGATGACCGCATCGTGTCTAACGCCTCCTGTACTACCAACTGCATTATTCCGGTGATCAAACTTCTCGATGACGCTTACGGCATTGATTCCGGCACGGTAACGACGATCCATTCGGCGATGAACGATCAGCCGGTGATTGATGCCTGGCATACGGATCTGCGCCGTACGCGCGCCGCCAGCCAGTCAATCATTCCGGTAGATACCAAACTTGCGGCCGGTATCACCCGTTTCTTCCCGCAGTTTGAAGATAAATTCGAAGCGATTTCCGTGCGCGTACCGACGATAAACGTCACGGCAATCGACTTAAGCGTCACGGTGAAGCAGCCGGTAAAAGCCATAGAAGTCAATCTGTTGCTGCAAAAAGCGGCACAGGGAGCATTTCATGGTATAGTTGATTATACGGAATTACCGTTGGTCTCAGCAGATTTTAACCACGATCCGCACAGTGCCATTGTGGATGGTACGCAGACGCGGGTCAGTGGCGCACACCTCATCAAAACGCTGGTGTGGTGTGATAATGAATGGGGCTTTGCTAACCGAATGCTCGACACGACGTTAGCCATGGCAGCGACTGGTTTCAGGTGA
- a CDS encoding ECF transporter S component yields MARRQLSSQTLVLIVISVAINMIGGQLISMLKLPIFLDSIGTLLSAVLLGPVIGMLTGLLTNLLWGLLTDPIAAAFAPVAMVIGLAAGWLARLGWFRTLPKVILSGVVITLAVTVVAVPIRTALFGGVTGSGADLVVAWIHSMGNDLIESVALTVIGANLVDKILTAVIVWILLRQLPLRTTRLFPTMSAVR; encoded by the coding sequence ATGGCGCGTCGCCAACTCTCCAGCCAGACGCTGGTCCTGATCGTTATTTCCGTGGCCATCAATATGATCGGCGGGCAGCTTATCAGTATGCTCAAACTGCCGATTTTTCTTGATTCCATCGGCACACTGCTGAGCGCGGTCCTGCTGGGGCCGGTGATCGGCATGCTGACCGGTTTGCTCACCAATCTGCTGTGGGGATTATTAACCGATCCGATTGCCGCCGCCTTTGCGCCGGTGGCGATGGTAATCGGCCTTGCGGCAGGCTGGCTGGCGCGGCTTGGCTGGTTCCGCACGCTGCCGAAAGTGATCCTCAGCGGCGTGGTGATCACGCTGGCGGTCACGGTAGTGGCGGTGCCGATCCGTACCGCGCTGTTTGGCGGCGTAACCGGCAGTGGCGCGGATCTGGTTGTCGCCTGGATACACTCGATGGGTAACGATCTGATCGAGTCCGTGGCGCTGACGGTGATCGGTGCCAATCTGGTGGATAAGATCCTCACCGCGGTGATCGTCTGGATCCTGTTGCGCCAGTTACCGCTGCGCACCACGCGTCTTTTCCCGACCATGTCGGCGGTACGCTGA